One Rhodothermales bacterium genomic window carries:
- a CDS encoding aminotransferase class III-fold pyridoxal phosphate-dependent enzyme encodes MSRSAEYLERALALMPWGTQTNAKRIDPALADVMPAFIERAEGCRIQDMEGRWYIDYRSALGPIILGYRHPEVDAAVRRQMEKGVLFSMASPLELELAERMTAIVPGLEQVRFMKTGHEANAATIRLARAYTGRDAIATCGYHGHSDWFACGAGAAPAWCPRDGNGVPALLDRLVTRLAYGDVGALEALFAAQGDRLAALMLVPYDWGEHVALDFLRRARALCDRYGTVLVFDQVLTGFRLAIDGAQGYFGVVPDLTSYAKALGNGYPISAYGGRRAIMEKLNDAILTTTYAGETLSLAASCATLDIMRREPVHARLWEMGTRLMQGFDAFAMDRGFPARAYGLPPAPQFRLGDDPDREPARQTQFFRALLERGIFPSRPFLLNAAHDAAVIDQTLEAIGEALDQVFLNLP; translated from the coding sequence ATGTCCCGATCCGCCGAGTACCTCGAACGCGCGCTCGCGCTCATGCCGTGGGGGACGCAGACGAACGCGAAGCGCATCGACCCGGCGCTGGCGGACGTCATGCCGGCGTTTATCGAGCGGGCCGAAGGCTGCCGGATCCAGGACATGGAGGGGCGGTGGTACATCGACTACCGCTCGGCGCTCGGCCCCATCATCCTGGGATACCGCCATCCCGAAGTCGATGCGGCCGTCCGCCGGCAGATGGAAAAGGGCGTGCTGTTCAGCATGGCCTCGCCGCTCGAACTCGAACTGGCGGAGCGGATGACGGCGATCGTGCCCGGGCTCGAACAGGTTCGCTTCATGAAGACGGGGCACGAGGCGAACGCGGCGACGATCCGGCTTGCGCGCGCCTACACCGGCCGCGATGCCATCGCCACGTGCGGCTACCACGGCCACAGCGACTGGTTCGCCTGCGGCGCCGGCGCGGCGCCCGCCTGGTGCCCGCGGGACGGCAACGGCGTGCCGGCGCTGCTCGACCGCCTCGTCACCCGCCTCGCCTATGGCGATGTGGGCGCCCTCGAGGCGCTGTTTGCCGCGCAGGGCGACCGCCTCGCCGCCCTCATGCTGGTGCCGTACGATTGGGGCGAGCACGTCGCGCTCGACTTCCTCCGGCGCGCGCGGGCGCTGTGCGACCGCTACGGGACGGTGCTCGTCTTCGATCAGGTCCTCACCGGCTTCCGCCTCGCGATCGACGGCGCCCAGGGGTATTTCGGGGTGGTGCCGGATCTCACCAGCTACGCCAAGGCGCTCGGCAACGGGTATCCGATCTCCGCATATGGCGGCCGCCGCGCCATCATGGAGAAGCTGAACGACGCCATCCTCACGACGACCTACGCCGGCGAAACGCTCTCGCTCGCGGCGTCTTGCGCTACACTCGACATCATGCGCCGGGAGCCGGTCCATGCCCGGCTCTGGGAGATGGGGACGCGGCTCATGCAGGGCTTCGATGCCTTCGCGATGGATCGGGGGTTTCCGGCGCGCGCCTACGGCCTGCCGCCGGCGCCTCAATTTCGCCTGGGCGATGACCCGGATCGCGAGCCGGCGCGCCAGACGCAGTTCTTTCGCGCGCTGCTGGAGCGCGGCATCTTTCCCTCGCGGCCCTTCCTGCTCAATGCGGCGCACGACGCGGCGGTCATCGACCAGACGCTGGAAGCGATCGGCGAGGCGCTCGACCAGGTCTTCCTTAACCTGCCTTGA
- a CDS encoding DUF6268 family outer membrane beta-barrel protein, which translates to MLSYRRSRMFIAVVTVSIAAVCSDRAFDAQAQAFVPVAYESVGKASSATPASAASIGYSRLGLGIAWPIALRSGRLVAGVRYDRVGFTYGEWPSALPAPDAVHHVRLELILQRPLSRDWEATVLVAPGWASDFTKAVHAGDANLGIAALLARTWSERVKAGFGVSYVTDRGPAMLPVVRVLWQRGRMSADLIAPSAANVWYRIMPAARVGFAWRGVALPYHLNATEAAGGEWTLRRQVFSLAPALRVHAAGSLYLHLEGGMTLRNRLVYLSGREKTTLDHDPSFFFWVGLVVE; encoded by the coding sequence ATGCTATCTTACCGCCGTTCCAGGATGTTCATCGCTGTGGTTACGGTATCGATCGCCGCCGTCTGTTCAGATCGGGCGTTTGATGCACAGGCGCAGGCCTTTGTCCCCGTTGCGTACGAGTCGGTCGGCAAGGCCTCGTCGGCGACGCCGGCATCCGCCGCTTCGATCGGGTATTCCCGGCTTGGGCTGGGCATAGCATGGCCAATCGCGCTGCGGTCCGGGCGTCTGGTCGCCGGCGTCCGGTACGATCGGGTCGGATTTACGTACGGCGAATGGCCTTCGGCCCTTCCTGCCCCGGACGCCGTTCACCACGTGCGCCTCGAGCTGATCCTGCAACGACCGCTGTCCCGGGACTGGGAGGCCACGGTGCTGGTCGCGCCGGGATGGGCTTCGGATTTCACGAAGGCTGTCCATGCCGGCGACGCCAATCTGGGGATTGCGGCGCTCCTGGCCAGAACCTGGTCCGAGCGCGTGAAGGCCGGCTTCGGCGTGAGTTACGTGACCGATCGGGGGCCGGCGATGCTCCCCGTCGTCCGCGTACTGTGGCAGCGCGGCCGGATGAGCGCCGATCTCATCGCCCCCTCCGCCGCGAATGTGTGGTACCGGATCATGCCGGCGGCTCGAGTCGGGTTCGCCTGGCGCGGCGTGGCCCTGCCGTATCACCTGAATGCGACGGAGGCGGCGGGTGGCGAGTGGACCTTGCGCCGGCAGGTGTTTTCGCTGGCGCCCGCTCTGCGGGTGCACGCGGCGGGTTCACTCTACCTGCACCTTGAGGGCGGCATGACGCTGCGCAACCGCCTCGTGTATCTCAGCGGTCGCGAGAAAACAACGCTCGATCACGATCCGAGCTTCTTTTTCTGGGTGGGGCTCGTCGTCGAATGA
- a CDS encoding TIM barrel protein, translating into MTLDLYRTTWGIEEAWETLLPRLAGMGYAGIEAPLIHLQRHDPDGALLRHNGLRCIPMLFTEGDDPAAHAASFRTQFEAAVAYAPPVVTCHSGRDRWSDAEAERYFARVLAIEADFDVPAAHETHRGRILYNPWTTARLLDRFDGLRLCADFSHWVCVCERLLDGEEAILEACAGRTAHVHARVGYAEGPQVPDPADPAFSAELEAHERWWDAVWADQKRRGVATSTLTPEFGPPPYLHTAPHTGQPAADLWSVCAWMTDRQRSRFNARYPAP; encoded by the coding sequence ATGACGCTTGACCTCTACCGGACCACCTGGGGCATCGAGGAGGCCTGGGAGACGCTGCTGCCGCGTCTCGCCGGCATGGGCTACGCCGGCATCGAAGCCCCGCTCATCCACCTGCAGCGTCACGACCCCGACGGCGCCCTCTTGCGCCATAACGGACTTCGCTGTATCCCGATGCTCTTCACCGAAGGCGACGACCCCGCCGCGCACGCCGCGTCGTTCCGCACCCAGTTCGAGGCGGCCGTCGCGTACGCCCCGCCGGTGGTGACCTGCCACAGCGGCCGGGACCGCTGGAGCGACGCCGAGGCCGAACGCTACTTCGCGCGCGTGCTGGCCATCGAGGCCGACTTCGACGTGCCGGCGGCGCACGAGACGCACCGGGGCCGCATCCTGTACAATCCCTGGACGACGGCGCGCCTGCTCGATCGGTTCGACGGCCTCCGGCTCTGCGCCGATTTCAGCCACTGGGTGTGCGTGTGTGAACGGCTGCTGGATGGCGAGGAAGCGATTCTCGAAGCCTGCGCCGGCCGCACCGCGCACGTCCACGCGCGGGTCGGCTACGCTGAAGGCCCCCAGGTGCCGGACCCCGCCGATCCCGCCTTCTCCGCCGAACTCGAAGCCCATGAACGCTGGTGGGATGCGGTCTGGGCGGATCAGAAACGCCGCGGGGTTGCGACTTCGACCCTGACGCCCGAATTTGGGCCCCCTCCGTATTTACACACTGCGCCGCATACCGGCCAGCCGGCCGCCGATCTGTGGTCCGTCTGTGCCTGGATGACGGACCGCCAACGCAGCCGCTTCAACGCCCGCTACCCTGCCCCATGA